CCCTTAATGTAATTATCTTCAAAAGGGTCATTTTTTCTCACTTCATCTGATTTAAAGTCAGCTAAGGAGTAAAGTTTTGCTTCTCCGTATTTATTTTTGTTTGTAAACCAAATTTGGTCTCTTCTGAATAGACCTGAACTTAATAAGTTGGTTTCGTGTGTATTGAAAATCAATTGTGCGTTCTTCTTGTTAAACTCTTTTGAGTTAAAAAGCGAAACGACTTTACAAACCAAATTTGGATGAAGTTTTGAGTCTAACTCATCAACTACTAAAATGTAGCCGTTCTCAATAACATCAAGAATAGGTCCTGTAAGAGCGAAAAATTTACTTGTTCCTGACGATTCATCATTTTCTAGTGAGAAATATTCAAAGCTTACGGCATTTTTATTTACATCAAACTTTCGATGTGTTGTTGAAACATCAGAAAAGAATTCAGCATTATCTTCTTTAATTTCTCTAATAAGTTTGTCTCTTAACTCTTTTGGTAAATCTTTTGGAAGACTATCAATATCTAATTTCTGCATCTTAATATCTTGAATTCCAAGGTCTGCGGCTTTAAGCAGTTCAAGAATTTTATGTTTGTGTTCTGACGATTCTGCTTTCCCCATTGTAAAACCTTGGTAGCCTGACTCGTTTAACCCTGATAAGGTTTTTAGTCTTTTAAACCAATCCAACACATTGATTGCAGTCTTTTCATTGAATTGAGCTGCTACGGAAATTAATAACGCATTATCTCGAACTAGACCTTCTTTTACTACAGTATTGCCTTTGGTAAAACTTCGTTCGTGAATATTGAAGATGCTTCCATCTCTGTAAAAGAGTTCAACTTCTTTTGTTTTTGGTTTGTGATAAAGCCATTCAGATACAATTTTTTCAGTTGTCGCCTCAAAGCCATAGCGATAAAGCACTTTATTGTGAATGAAAATGATTTCAAATTCAGAAGGTTCGTTTTCTGTTTCAGTACTTAGTCTAAAAGGCTCTACTTCAATAGTCTCACCTTTTTGGCTTTCTTTTGAACTATTGATTACAAAATATCGCATAAATGCAAATGCGTCAAGTAACTTGCTTTTGCCACTTGCGTTTGCACCATAAATAACTGCACTTTTGAGAAGTCTCAGACAAAAGTTTTCATTGATTACGATGTTTTCGTGCTCTCTGGTTTCTTTGTCATAGTTAGAAGCAATGAGGCTCAAAGTAGCTTTGTCCTTAAATGTCCTAAAGTTTTTAATTGAAAATTGCAGAAGCATCTTTCTTTTTGTTTTTGATTAAATGTCTGCAAAGGTAGTCTTTATTTTGTAATTGTAAGCAAAATAAATGGCTTTTTTGATTGTTTTGACTCGAAAGTCTTGGTTATGCTGCTTTTTTACGCTTGCCGGTAACTCTCAAAATATACGAAAGTTTTGTCGTACTTTTTGTATTATTTATCACTTATCGAATACCAAATAGTGTTTTATAGGTCGTATTTTTTATATTGTTAACAAATCCCTCGTTTTCTTTACTCAAAAAAGGCTCGAAAAAATCAGGCCTTTTTTATGTGTTTTTAGTAAATAAACTTGGTTAATTATTCAAAGTTAAGTATCTTT
This Emticicia oligotrophica DSM 17448 DNA region includes the following protein-coding sequences:
- a CDS encoding AAA family ATPase; its protein translation is MLLQFSIKNFRTFKDKATLSLIASNYDKETREHENIVINENFCLRLLKSAVIYGANASGKSKLLDAFAFMRYFVINSSKESQKGETIEVEPFRLSTETENEPSEFEIIFIHNKVLYRYGFEATTEKIVSEWLYHKPKTKEVELFYRDGSIFNIHERSFTKGNTVVKEGLVRDNALLISVAAQFNEKTAINVLDWFKRLKTLSGLNESGYQGFTMGKAESSEHKHKILELLKAADLGIQDIKMQKLDIDSLPKDLPKELRDKLIREIKEDNAEFFSDVSTTHRKFDVNKNAVSFEYFSLENDESSGTSKFFALTGPILDVIENGYILVVDELDSKLHPNLVCKVVSLFNSKEFNKKNAQLIFNTHETNLLSSGLFRRDQIWFTNKNKYGEAKLYSLADFKSDEVRKNDPFEDNYIKGKYGAVPFLGFFDNLKFLLTENENEGQKS